In Daucus carota subsp. sativus chromosome 4, DH1 v3.0, whole genome shotgun sequence, one DNA window encodes the following:
- the LOC135152283 gene encoding DNA (cytosine-5)-methyltransferase DRM2-like, which produces MGFTCGEAFEAIGRCGVQSPITDAQHFIQGLNDVGLNIKCKRESIRRTPMTGFGVPHVVQKPNNVVITRDRERIPRNIPARGGGKGPPYFYFENVARAPKGVWETMSNFLYDIEPEFVDSIYFSAAAKKRGYIHNLPIDKRFPILPTPPSTIFGALPSTKTSWPKWDPRIKLNCIVTNNGRPKHTKKISEELDNCGTEPPPHIRKKVLQVCRKYNFIWVGNNKVAPLHPKQIEKIMGFPDGHTDMLSRSARYRCLGNTFQVNTVGYHLSVLKRLFPEGIKVLSLFSGIGGAEVALHKLQIPLKFVVSVECSKACRDVMLRWWKRSNQQGKLIHISDVKYLTHQKLRELIDMCGGFDLVIGGSPCNNFAGNNRRTRVGFKGEQSSLFLDYWRILESVNFITLCRTYY; this is translated from the exons ATGGGATTTACATGTGGTGAAGCATTTGAAGCTATTGGAAGATGTG GTGTACAAAGTCCGATAACTGATGCACAACATTTTATACAAG GATTAAATGATGTTGGCCTAAATATAAAATGTAAGAGGGAAAGTATCCGTAGGACGCCAATGACAGGATTCGGAGTTCCTCATGTTGTGCAAAAACCTAATAATGTTGTGATTACTAGGGATCGGGAACGTATCCCAAGAAATATTCCAGCAAGAGGAGGAGGGAAGGGGCCTCCATATTTCTATTTTGAGAATGTAGCACGTGCACCAAAAGGGGTGTGGGAAACTATGAGTAATTTCCTCTACGATATTGAGCCCGAATTTGTGGACTCAATATATTTTTCTGCTGCGGCAAAAAAAAGAGGTTACATTCACAACCTTCCCATTGATAAGAGGTTTCCAATTCTTCCCACCCCTCCATCCACCATATTTGGAGCCCTTCCTTCCACTAAAACTTCCTGGCCTAAATGGGATCCGAGGATCAAGCTAAACTGTATAGTTACTAATAATGGACGTCCAAAGCATACCAAGAAGATAAGTGAAGAGCTTGATAATTGTGGAACTGAACCACCCCCACACATCAGAAAAAAGGTGCTTCAAGTTTgcaggaaatataattttatttgggtGGGAAACAATAAAGTGGCACCCCTCCACCCCAAACAGATCGAGAAAATAATGGGATTTCCAGACGGTCACACAGATATGTTGAGCCGCAGTGCTCGATATCGGTGCCTTGGAAACACATTCCAG GTCAACACGGTAGGATATCATCTCTCAGTATTAAAGAGATTGTTTCCTGAAGGCATTAAGGTTCTTTCATTGTTCTCTGGCATTGGTGGAGCTGAAGTTGCTCTACATAAGCTCCAAATTCCCCTAAAGTTTGTAGTCTCCGTAGAGTGTTCAAAGGCTTGTCGAGATGTTATGCTCAGATGGTGGAAAAGAAGTAACCAGCAGGGCAAGCTGATTCATATCTCCGATGTGAAATATCTAACCCATCAAAAGCTAAGAGAACTAATTGACATGTGTGGGGGCTTTGATCTTGTAATTGGTGGAAGTCCCTGCAACAATTTTGCTGGAAACAATAGGCGTACTAGAGTTGGGTTCAAGGGTGAACAATCCTCCTTATTTTTAGACTATTGGCGTATTCTTGAATCCGTAAACTTTATAACTTTGTGCAGAACCTATTATTGA